In the Chryseobacterium sp. MYb264 genome, one interval contains:
- a CDS encoding aminotransferase class I/II-fold pyridoxal phosphate-dependent enzyme translates to MEDFNAANEIQDLQYFGEFGGVNPSISDSSTYTFLSAKTMFDTFEGNAEGCYLYSRHSSPMNLYLSQALAKMENTEAANVTASGMGAITSVLMQVCKSGDHIISSRTIYGGTYAFLKNFLPGYQIETTFVDINNFEAIENSIQVNTKIIYCESVSNPLLEVANLRKLSEICKKYNLKLIVDNTFSPLSISPTLLGADIVIHSLTKFINGSSDTVGGVYCASQEFINDTKNVNTGACMLLGPTMDSFRSASILKNLRTLHIRIKQHSHNAMFLAEKFENDGLKVSYPGLKSHKNHELMKGMMHEEYGFGGLLTLDAGTTDKANELMELMQQENLGYLAVSLGFYKTLFSCSGSSTSSEIPEEERATMGISDGLIRFSIGLDHDIERTYEKMKECMLKVGVLNHETLTIF, encoded by the coding sequence ATGGAAGATTTTAATGCAGCCAATGAAATTCAGGATTTGCAGTATTTTGGTGAATTTGGGGGAGTCAACCCCTCCATTTCAGACAGTTCAACGTACACTTTTCTTTCAGCAAAGACCATGTTCGATACATTTGAGGGCAACGCGGAGGGTTGTTACTTATATTCACGGCACTCATCCCCGATGAATCTTTATCTTTCCCAAGCTTTAGCCAAGATGGAAAATACAGAAGCTGCCAACGTTACCGCATCAGGAATGGGAGCCATTACTTCCGTGTTGATGCAGGTTTGTAAAAGCGGAGACCACATTATTTCGAGCAGAACGATTTACGGCGGAACCTATGCCTTTTTGAAAAATTTTCTTCCCGGATATCAAATTGAAACCACTTTTGTTGACATCAACAATTTTGAAGCTATCGAAAATTCAATACAGGTGAACACAAAAATTATATATTGTGAAAGTGTAAGCAATCCGCTTTTGGAGGTTGCTAATCTGAGAAAGTTATCTGAAATCTGTAAAAAGTACAACTTAAAACTGATTGTAGACAATACTTTCTCGCCACTTTCTATTTCTCCTACTTTGCTGGGAGCCGATATTGTGATTCATTCTTTAACGAAATTCATCAACGGAAGCAGCGACACCGTAGGTGGTGTTTATTGCGCAAGTCAGGAATTTATTAATGATACTAAAAATGTAAACACAGGAGCTTGTATGCTTTTGGGTCCAACAATGGATAGTTTCAGATCGGCAAGTATTCTAAAAAATTTACGAACGCTTCACATCAGAATAAAACAACACAGTCACAATGCGATGTTTTTAGCTGAAAAATTTGAGAATGATGGCTTAAAAGTTTCTTATCCCGGATTAAAATCCCACAAAAATCATGAATTAATGAAAGGTATGATGCATGAAGAGTACGGATTTGGAGGATTATTAACTTTGGATGCCGGAACTACCGATAAAGCCAATGAACTGATGGAACTCATGCAGCAGGAAAACCTGGGTTATTTAGCGGTAAGTTTAGGATTCTACAAAACTTTATTCTCTTGCTCAGGAAGCTCAACTTCATCTGAAATTCCGGAAGAAGAACGCGCGACGATGGGCATTTCCGATGGGTTGATCAGATTCTCAATAGGATTGGATCACGACATCGAACGAACATACGAAAAGATGAAAGAATGCATGCTGAAAGTAGGCGTTCTTAACCATGAAACCCTCACCATATTCTAA
- a CDS encoding bestrophin family protein: protein MITTKYFNYRQVLNLSGVHLIWISLWCTLIVILFHFFHWQWMTIPWVPVALIGTAEAFLVGFKNNQAYDRLWEARKIWGGIVNSSRSFASMIYAFNTHNENIGTFDLEDRKKKIVYRHIAWLYAFREQLLIPTEWEHISAEEEHQHTINQRRNRLIKAGFPDYSRTSLFLNKYLSEEEVQLKSHYKNFATYLISQQAKDINDLKNIDSITDFNQMQLQTALNEFYGFQGQAERIKKFPSPRQFASTAFIFNVLFIMLLPLGLVNEFEKLGDWGIWTSIPFCIIIGWIYIIMELVGDYSENPFAGLMFDVPMLSICRTIEIDLLQMAGETEIPEAIPSKNGVLV from the coding sequence ATGATCACAACAAAATACTTCAATTACAGACAGGTTCTTAACTTATCCGGAGTTCATTTAATCTGGATCTCGTTATGGTGTACCCTGATCGTTATTTTATTTCACTTCTTTCACTGGCAATGGATGACCATCCCTTGGGTTCCTGTAGCTTTAATTGGTACTGCCGAAGCCTTTCTTGTCGGTTTTAAAAACAATCAGGCCTATGACAGGCTCTGGGAAGCCAGAAAAATCTGGGGTGGAATTGTAAATTCAAGCCGGTCTTTTGCCTCTATGATCTATGCTTTTAATACACACAATGAAAACATAGGAACATTTGATCTTGAAGACAGAAAGAAGAAGATTGTTTACCGTCATATTGCTTGGCTGTACGCGTTCCGCGAGCAACTGCTGATTCCGACGGAATGGGAACATATCAGCGCGGAAGAAGAACACCAGCACACGATTAATCAAAGAAGAAACCGATTAATCAAGGCGGGTTTTCCTGATTACAGCAGAACTTCTTTATTTTTAAATAAATATCTTTCCGAAGAGGAAGTACAGCTGAAGTCCCATTATAAGAATTTTGCAACCTATCTTATTTCCCAACAGGCCAAGGACATTAATGATCTTAAAAACATTGATTCCATTACCGATTTCAATCAAATGCAACTACAGACCGCCCTTAATGAATTTTACGGTTTCCAGGGGCAGGCAGAGAGAATTAAAAAGTTTCCTTCCCCTAGACAGTTTGCCAGTACCGCCTTTATTTTCAATGTTCTGTTCATCATGTTGCTCCCGTTGGGTTTGGTGAATGAATTTGAAAAATTAGGTGATTGGGGAATCTGGACGTCTATTCCATTCTGTATCATCATAGGATGGATCTATATCATTATGGAGCTGGTTGGTGATTATTCAGAAAATCCGTTTGCGGGATTAATGTTCGACGTACCTATGCTTTCCATTTGCCGCACCATTGAAATAGATTTGCTTCAGATGGCAGGTGAAACCGAAATTCCGGAAGCTATACCCTCTAAAAATGGAGTTCTCGTCTAA
- a CDS encoding Lrp/AsnC family transcriptional regulator has product MNLDKTDKKLLLFLQEDSKQTTKELSYKLGLSVTAVYERIRKLENTGVISKYVVLLDKNKIEKNFVVLCHVKLSQHKKEYVLRFEREVIDLQEVTECFHVSGDYDYILKICVKDMADYRNFMLTKLTTLQHVVSTHSSFMIYEVKNTTSISL; this is encoded by the coding sequence ATGAACCTTGACAAAACTGATAAAAAACTGCTCCTTTTTTTACAGGAAGATTCCAAACAAACGACCAAAGAGCTCTCTTACAAGCTTGGTCTTTCAGTAACCGCTGTTTATGAGCGTATCCGGAAACTTGAAAATACAGGAGTGATTTCCAAATATGTTGTGTTGTTGGATAAAAATAAAATAGAGAAAAATTTTGTGGTTTTATGCCACGTCAAACTTAGTCAGCATAAAAAAGAATATGTGTTGCGGTTTGAAAGGGAGGTTATAGATCTGCAGGAGGTGACCGAGTGTTTCCATGTAAGCGGCGACTATGATTATATTCTTAAAATATGTGTAAAAGACATGGCAGATTACCGAAATTTTATGCTGACAAAACTCACAACTTTACAGCATGTTGTAAGCACCCATAGCTCGTTTATGATCTATGAGGTGAAAAATACAACATCCATTTCTTTATAG
- a CDS encoding S8 family peptidase — protein MKKCLLLVSTLAITLLSAQNNDALKREFEKQNTENSKKFDSYVAKHYGSNRSPEVLKEIAEKRENLAGFFRNKPYFYKADDQNQISNNNVDALTTAGGVSGLTGAFNGEGILYTIFDGGRIYAAHEAFNNTSGRISNKETATNVYSGHATGVASIIGAKSSPLTATGGGTTISGNAMGIALNSTMDSYRFANTILPGNTAVSNVYQKILIAQPKISNHSYGNNAGWDVATVSGENAWVWNGDYYPATATEPSESFDFQGTYFPNDQNYDNIVYSNPTNVIVKSAGNYFGFGPTYPGTENFPKYYQNENGALVQFTTTDVLPTTNCGNGGDCIGPGSLAKNIIVVGATNIITTNSHRYTASTDVVRSGYSSAGPRDDGGIKPDISAPGTDIWMASTEEDTIGSTDWQIDSGTSMSAPQVTGIIGLWMQIYKSMFNNADMNAAAAKTLMAHSASEAGTVGPDAWYGWGFINAKKGAELLVGKSNNTILFNDETLTSGTSNQKTLIASGTEPLKVTISWIDPAYVIPDNLTYDDVYNNRSSRLINDLDLRIVDTETNVVYQPWKLNPLNPTAAATKGDNTVDNIEQVVIDTPVAGRSYRIEISNKGTLKNSSGANAPQNYSIIATGYTQEVLATGETVKDSGIIVAPTITKDLVKVLKAPAKSTFNVYDLTGKKLQSGVINGDTSVDLSTYVKGIYIIEVKSGNNVITKKVIKE, from the coding sequence ATGAAGAAATGTTTACTTTTGGTTAGCACTTTAGCCATTACGCTATTAAGTGCACAAAATAATGATGCGTTAAAGAGAGAGTTTGAAAAACAAAACACTGAAAACAGTAAGAAGTTTGATTCCTATGTTGCAAAGCATTACGGAAGCAACAGATCTCCGGAAGTATTAAAAGAGATCGCAGAAAAAAGAGAAAATCTTGCCGGCTTTTTCCGCAATAAGCCTTATTTCTACAAAGCGGATGACCAGAATCAGATCTCAAATAATAATGTAGATGCCTTAACAACAGCAGGCGGAGTTAGTGGACTAACTGGAGCTTTCAACGGAGAAGGAATACTTTATACCATATTTGACGGAGGAAGAATTTATGCTGCACACGAAGCATTTAATAATACTTCAGGCAGGATTTCAAATAAAGAGACAGCAACCAATGTTTACAGCGGACATGCTACCGGTGTTGCAAGTATTATAGGGGCCAAATCATCCCCTTTAACCGCGACAGGTGGAGGAACAACTATTAGTGGAAATGCAATGGGAATTGCATTAAATTCCACAATGGATTCTTATCGATTTGCCAACACAATATTACCAGGAAATACAGCTGTTAGCAATGTATATCAAAAAATCCTTATAGCTCAGCCAAAAATATCTAATCACTCTTACGGAAATAATGCAGGATGGGATGTAGCTACTGTATCTGGAGAAAATGCTTGGGTTTGGAATGGAGACTATTATCCTGCTACTGCTACAGAACCGAGTGAATCTTTTGATTTTCAAGGTACTTATTTCCCGAATGATCAAAACTATGATAATATTGTATACAGTAATCCAACGAATGTTATTGTAAAATCTGCAGGTAATTATTTTGGTTTTGGCCCTACTTATCCTGGCACTGAAAATTTCCCTAAATATTACCAAAATGAAAATGGAGCCCTAGTTCAATTTACTACAACAGATGTCCTTCCTACAACAAACTGTGGTAATGGTGGAGATTGTATCGGACCTGGTTCTTTAGCTAAAAACATTATTGTTGTAGGTGCAACAAATATCATCACAACCAATAGTCACAGATATACAGCTTCAACGGATGTTGTAAGATCTGGTTACAGTAGCGCAGGTCCAAGAGACGATGGAGGTATTAAACCGGATATCTCGGCTCCAGGTACAGATATCTGGATGGCATCAACCGAAGAAGACACTATAGGAAGTACAGACTGGCAAATTGACAGCGGAACTTCTATGTCAGCACCGCAGGTAACAGGTATTATCGGACTCTGGATGCAAATATACAAATCAATGTTTAATAACGCAGATATGAACGCTGCTGCAGCTAAGACATTGATGGCGCATTCAGCTTCAGAGGCAGGAACTGTAGGTCCTGATGCATGGTACGGCTGGGGGTTTATCAACGCTAAAAAAGGGGCAGAGCTTTTGGTTGGAAAATCGAATAATACAATCTTATTTAATGATGAAACTTTGACAAGTGGAACCTCAAACCAAAAAACCTTAATCGCTTCCGGAACAGAACCATTAAAAGTTACTATTTCCTGGATTGATCCGGCATATGTAATTCCAGACAACCTAACCTATGATGATGTTTACAATAACAGATCATCCAGATTAATAAATGACTTAGATTTAAGAATAGTTGACACGGAAACTAACGTTGTTTACCAACCATGGAAGCTTAATCCACTTAACCCTACTGCTGCCGCTACAAAAGGCGACAATACAGTAGATAATATTGAGCAGGTTGTCATAGATACACCGGTAGCAGGAAGATCATACAGAATTGAAATTAGCAACAAAGGTACTTTGAAAAATAGTTCTGGGGCCAATGCCCCTCAAAACTATTCAATTATTGCGACAGGCTATACTCAGGAGGTTTTGGCAACGGGTGAAACGGTAAAAGATAGCGGTATTATTGTAGCTCCAACCATTACCAAAGATCTTGTAAAAGTATTAAAAGCACCTGCAAAATCTACATTTAATGTGTATGATTTAACAGGTAAAAAATTACAGAGCGGAGTAATTAATGGTGATACCAGCGTAGATTTATCAACTTACGTTAAAGGAATCTATATCATCGAGGTGAAATCCGGGAATAATGTGATCACTAAAAAAGTAATCAAGGAATAA
- a CDS encoding alpha-ketoacid dehydrogenase subunit alpha/beta, with amino-acid sequence MENTLHEKVSQDLLIKAYNHMMLAKAMADIYEENRNVCKYVHSTSRGHEAIQLATAYQLKKEDWISPYYRDESILLGMGFEPYQLMLQLLAKAEDPFSGGRSYYSHPSSRDENKPKIIHQSSATGMQTIPTTGVAQGIKYIQDFELQQFENNPVVVCSLGDNSVTEGEVSEALQFAALHQLPIIFLVQDNEWGISVTKEEARTCDAYDFVAGFTGLGRMRVDGTDFTESYEAMKKAFDFVRSERKPLVVCAKTVLIGHHTSGVRREFYRDEEDLNKHRAKDPGEILRKQLLETGADEELLKQITKKARLEAEEAFERAQNAEDPKPETVMNHVFAATPITEETGDREPEGGEKIVMVDAAIHAIQELMWKHPEALLYGQDVGERIGGVFRETVTLGKKFGSKRVFNTAIQEAYIIGSTAGMSAVGLKPIVEVQFADYIYPGINQLITEISKSNYLSQGKFPVSNIIRVPIGAYGGGGPYHSGSVESILANIKGIKIAYPSNAADFKGLLKAAYYDPNPVVMLEHKGLYWSKVPGTEDAKTIEPAENYILPFGKGKVIIEADQNETEKGRTLLVVTYGMGVYWAKEAAKKFNGRIEVIDLRTLIPLDEALVFERVKAHGKCIVLTEEQLNNSFAEAFAHRISRNCFQYLDAPVETMGSLDTPAVPINLVLEKEMLPNAEKLSAKIEEMLNY; translated from the coding sequence ATGGAAAATACACTGCACGAAAAAGTTTCTCAGGATCTATTAATAAAGGCTTATAATCACATGATGCTTGCCAAAGCGATGGCAGATATTTATGAAGAAAACAGAAATGTTTGTAAATATGTTCATAGCACGTCACGAGGTCATGAGGCGATACAGCTGGCTACCGCTTACCAATTAAAAAAGGAAGACTGGATTTCCCCATATTACAGAGATGAAAGTATTCTTTTGGGAATGGGTTTCGAGCCTTATCAATTAATGCTGCAGTTACTGGCAAAAGCCGAAGATCCTTTTTCTGGAGGCAGGTCGTATTATTCCCACCCTTCAAGCAGGGATGAAAATAAACCAAAGATCATTCACCAGAGTTCTGCAACAGGAATGCAAACCATTCCTACAACAGGAGTTGCACAGGGAATCAAATACATTCAGGATTTTGAATTACAGCAATTTGAAAACAACCCGGTCGTTGTTTGTAGTTTAGGAGATAATTCAGTCACTGAAGGTGAAGTGAGTGAAGCCTTACAATTCGCCGCTCTCCATCAGCTTCCCATTATTTTTCTTGTTCAGGACAATGAATGGGGAATCTCTGTAACCAAAGAAGAAGCCAGAACTTGTGACGCTTATGATTTTGTTGCCGGATTTACCGGATTAGGCAGAATGAGAGTAGACGGAACTGATTTTACCGAAAGCTACGAAGCAATGAAAAAGGCTTTTGACTTTGTTAGATCCGAAAGAAAACCTTTAGTGGTTTGTGCGAAAACGGTTCTCATCGGTCATCACACTTCGGGAGTAAGAAGAGAGTTCTACAGAGATGAGGAAGATTTAAATAAACACAGAGCGAAAGATCCGGGGGAAATCCTCAGAAAACAATTACTTGAAACCGGTGCTGATGAAGAGTTGCTAAAGCAGATTACCAAAAAAGCGAGACTTGAAGCCGAAGAAGCCTTCGAAAGAGCCCAAAATGCGGAGGACCCTAAACCTGAAACGGTCATGAATCACGTTTTTGCGGCCACTCCAATTACAGAAGAAACCGGAGACCGTGAGCCTGAAGGCGGAGAAAAAATCGTGATGGTGGACGCTGCCATTCATGCGATTCAGGAACTGATGTGGAAGCATCCCGAAGCCCTATTATACGGACAGGATGTCGGAGAACGAATTGGAGGTGTATTCCGTGAAACAGTAACATTAGGTAAAAAATTCGGAAGCAAAAGGGTTTTCAATACAGCGATTCAGGAAGCTTATATTATTGGTTCCACAGCAGGAATGAGCGCCGTGGGGTTAAAACCTATTGTTGAAGTTCAGTTTGCCGACTATATTTATCCGGGCATCAATCAGCTGATTACCGAGATTTCGAAATCAAATTATTTAAGTCAGGGAAAATTCCCTGTGAGTAATATTATCCGTGTTCCGATTGGAGCTTACGGAGGGGGTGGACCTTACCACAGCGGGAGTGTGGAAAGTATTTTGGCGAATATTAAAGGAATAAAAATTGCTTACCCAAGCAATGCCGCAGATTTCAAAGGCTTACTGAAAGCTGCTTATTACGATCCGAATCCAGTAGTTATGCTGGAGCACAAAGGTCTTTACTGGAGTAAGGTTCCGGGAACCGAAGATGCAAAAACCATTGAACCGGCAGAAAACTACATTTTACCTTTCGGAAAAGGAAAAGTGATTATTGAAGCAGATCAAAATGAGACCGAAAAAGGCAGAACACTATTGGTTGTTACTTACGGAATGGGTGTATATTGGGCTAAAGAAGCAGCAAAAAAATTTAACGGGAGAATTGAGGTCATTGATCTGAGAACATTAATTCCGTTGGATGAAGCATTGGTTTTCGAAAGAGTAAAAGCACACGGAAAATGTATTGTTTTAACAGAAGAGCAGCTTAACAATTCCTTCGCAGAAGCTTTTGCACACCGTATTTCTAGAAATTGCTTTCAATATTTAGACGCTCCGGTTGAAACCATGGGGTCTTTAGACACTCCCGCTGTCCCGATCAACTTGGTTTTGGAAAAGGAAATGCTTCCAAACGCAGAAAAACTGAGTGCCAAAATTGAAGAAATGCTGAACTATTAA